Proteins encoded in a region of the Megalops cyprinoides isolate fMegCyp1 chromosome 3, fMegCyp1.pri, whole genome shotgun sequence genome:
- the tbx16l gene encoding T-box transcription factor TBX6L, giving the protein MFLHREGPFCDYSLPLNPQQNYTYCSQDWKDALLRGQCLDAMKMDTEAELSAHQIRVSLQGRELWDKFSGIGTEMIITKSGRRMFPACKVSITGLNPKAKYVLVMDMVPFDDNKYKWNRDRWEVNGVTEPHLPNRFFIHPDSPALGERWMQYPVSFHKLKLTNNTLNTSGLVILHSMHKYQPRLHILQTPEPSSGHSGGCLRFTFPEAAFIAVTAYQNSEITKLKIDNNPFAKGFRDGLNSKRYREKPEKTSSQQPVENDQERGSKSRAVLSTLDTGDGADLTVSSSEDSRSFGCRTGSSEAPNPFISAFMSQGPCGPEEWGEGVRLPNNHNTLPAIPYTSSSHYEARASRPTNAVVPLSRQPLHDQSFSESLVCGNLPHFPQSLPAPSGRAVDQQRCPGGNPVAMLEAGVVEKKERQQPEFECTLPFPPKVSRVQLPESTLRSLEMSLPSDPSGPRPLSDILNRIRGRREGVAGSPGKPIQAEAAWAPLAFSKEAVAPFYQPPLDHSSEYLGLQGMLGYPNTIAASAQLSSGHADPRVPPASLEYPYRTPLIDFYLNEYAGK; this is encoded by the exons ATGTTTTTGCACAGAGAGGGGCCGTTCTGTGATTACTCCTTGCCACTAAATCCTCAGCAGAACTACACTTACTGCTCACAAG ACTGGAAAGATGCGCTTCTCAGAGGCCAGTGTCTGGATGCTATGAAAATGGACACAGAAGCCGAACTTTCCGCACATCAGATTCGCGTGTCACTGCAGGGTCGCGAACTCTGGGACAAATTCAGTGGCATAGGAACGGAGATGATAATCACTAAATCCGGCAG ACGTATGTTTCCCGCCTGCAAAGTAAGCATCACGGGGCTGAACCCCAAGGCCAAGTACGTGCTGGTGATGGACATGGTGCCTTTTGATGATAATAAATACAAG TGGAACAGGGACAGATGGGAGGTGAACGGTGTGACCGAGCCCCACCTCCCCAATCGCTTCTTCATCCATCCTGACTCGCCGGCGCTCGGAGAGAGGTGGATGCAGTACCCCGTCTCCTTCCACAAGCTCAAGCTCACCAACAACACCCTCAACACCAGCGGCTTG GTGATTCTCCACTCCATGCACAAATACCAGCCTCGCCTGCACATCCTGCAGACCCCAGAGCCCTCCAGCGGACACTCGGGAGGTTGCCTGCGCTTCACCTTCCCAGAGGCTGCCTTCATCGCTGTGACGGCCTACCAGAACTCAGAG ataaCAAAACTAAAGATAGACAACAACCCATTCGCTAAAGGCTTCCGTGACGGGCTAAATAGTAAAAG GTACAGGGAAAAGCCAGAAAAGACCTCCAGCCAACAGCCTGTAGAAAATGATCAAGAAAGAGGATCAAAAAGCCGTGCTG tattaagCACATTAGACACAGGAGATGGAGCGGACCTCACAGTCTCAAGTTCAGAAGATTCCCGCAGTTTTGGGTGCAGGACGGGCAGCAGTGAGGCTCCAAACCCTTTCATCTCCGCGTTCATGAGCCAGGGACCCTGTGGCCCGGAGGAATGGGGAGAGGGCGTCAGGTTACCCAACAACCACAACACGCTCCCTGCCATCCCTTACACCAG CTCCAGCCACTATGAGGCCAGAGCTTCTCGTCCCACGAATGCGGTCGTGCCCCTCTCCAGACAGCCCCTTCACGACCAGTCCTTCTCAGAAAGCCTGGTATGTGGAAACCTGCCTCATTTCCCACAGAGTCTACCCGCTCCAAGCGGCAGGGCCGTGGACCAGCAACGGTGTCCTGGGGGGAACCCTGTGGCCATGCTGGAAGCTGGCGTGGTGGAGAAAAAGGAGCGGCAGCAGCCGGAGTTCGAGTGCACCCTCCCATTCCCGCCAAAGGTCAGTAGGGTCCAACTCCCCGAAAGCACACTGAGGAGCCTGGAGATGAGCCTACCCTCTGACCCCAGCGGCCCCCGGCCCCTCTCAGACATCCTCAACAGGATCCGGGGGAGGCGCGAGGGGGTGGCAGGCAGCCCGGGGAAACCGATACAGGCGGAGGCTGCGTGGGCGCCCCTGGCCTTCAGCAAGGAGGCCGTGGCGCCATTTTACCAGCCACCACTGGACCACAGTAGCGAGTACCTTGGGTtgcagggcatgctgggataccCAAACACCATTGCAGCCAGTGCGCAGCTGAGCAGCGGCCACGCTGACCCCCGCGTGCCCCCAGCCTCCCTGGAGTATCCATACAGAACGCCTCTGATCGATTTCTACTTGAATGAGTAtgctgggaaatga
- the flot2a gene encoding flotillin-2a isoform X1 has protein sequence MGNCHTVGPNEALVVSGGCCGSDQKTYMVGGWAWAWWLISDIQKITLEIMTLQPKCEDVETAEGVAITVTGVAQVKVMTDNELLAVACEQFLGKSVTEIKSVVLQTLEGHLRSILGTLTVEQIYQDRDQFARLVREVAAPDVGRMGIEILSFTIKDVYDKVEYLSSLGKTQTAAVQRDADIGVAEAERDAGIREAECKKEMMDIKFQADTKMADSKRELEMQKAAFNQEVNTKKAEAQLAYELQAAKEQQKIRLEEIEIEVVQRKKQITIEEKEILRTDKELIATVKRPAEAEAYKMQQLAEGQKIKKVLTAQAEAEKIRRIGEAEAASIEAVGKAEAEKMRLKAEAYQQYGEAAKTALVLEALPKIAGKVAAPLARTNEIVILSGDGNRVTGEVNRLLAELPVSVNALTGVDLSKIPLLQKMTNPQA, from the exons ATGGGTAACTGCCATACCGTTGGACCAAATGAAGCCCTCGTGGTCTCAG GTGGCTGCTGCGGTTCAGACCAGAAGACGTATATGGTGGGAGGCTGGGCGTGGGCGTGGTGGCTAATCTCAGACATTCAAAA GATTACCCTTGAGATAATGACCCTGCAGCCCAAGTGTGAGGATGTAGAGACAGCGGAGGGTGTAGCTATTACTGTCACTGGGGTGGCACAG GTGAAAGTCATGACTGACAATGAGCTGCTGGCTGTTGCCTGTGAGCAGTTCCTGGGGAAGTCGGTCACGGAAATCAAAAGCGTGGTGTTGCAAACCTTGGAGGGACATCTGCGCTCCATCCTGG GCACCCTGACGGTGGAGCAGATCTACCAGGACAGGGACCAGTTTGCCAGGCTGGTGCGGGAGGTGGCGGCTCCGGACGTGGGGCGCATGGGCATTGAGATCCTCAGCTTCACCATCAAG GATGTGTACGACAAGGTGGAGTACCTGAGCTCCCTGGGGAAGACCCAGACGGCCGCGGTCCAGAGGGACGCAGACATCGGAGTGGCAGAAGCTGAGAGGGATGCAGGAATCAGG gaaGCTGAGTGTAAGAAAGAAATGATGGATATCAAGTTTCAGGCTGACACCAAGATGGCAGACTCCAAGCGAGAGCTGGAGATGCAGAAAGCTGCTTTCAACCAAGAAGTGAACACAAAG AAAGCAGAGGCTCAGCTGGCCTACGAGCTGCAGGCGGCCAAGGAGCAGCAGAAGATCCGGCTGGAGGAGATCGAGATCGAGGTGGTGCAGCGGAAGAAGCAGATCACCATCGAGGAGAAGGAGATCCTCAGGACCGACAAGGAGCTCATCGCCACGGTGAAGAGGCCCGCCGAGGCGGAGGCCTACAAGATGCAGCAGCTGGCCGAGGGACAGAA GATCAAGAAAGTGCTGACTGCTCAGGCCGAGGCAGAGAAGATCCGGCGGATAGGCGAGGCAGAGGCAGCCTCCATCGAGGCCGTGGGGAAAGCCGAGGCCGAGAAGATGAGGCTGAAAGCAGAGGCGTACCAGCAGTACGGAGAGGCAGCCAAGACCGCGCTTGTCCTGGAGGCCCTGCCAAAG aTTGCTGGCAAGGTGGCTGCCCCCTTGGCCCGGACCAATGAGATCGTTATCTTGAGTGGGGATGGAAACCGTGTGACTGGGGAGGTGAACCGCCTACTAGCCGAGCTTCCTGTGTCTGTCAACGCCCTGACCGGGGTGGACCTGTCAAAG ATCCCCTTACTGCAGAAGATGACCAATCCTCAAGCATAA
- the flot2a gene encoding flotillin-2a isoform X2, translating into MGNCHTVGPNEALVVSGGCCGSDQKTYMVGGWAWAWWLISDIQKLSLEIMTILCRCENIETSEGVPLDVTGVAQVKVMTDNELLAVACEQFLGKSVTEIKSVVLQTLEGHLRSILGTLTVEQIYQDRDQFARLVREVAAPDVGRMGIEILSFTIKDVYDKVEYLSSLGKTQTAAVQRDADIGVAEAERDAGIREAECKKEMMDIKFQADTKMADSKRELEMQKAAFNQEVNTKKAEAQLAYELQAAKEQQKIRLEEIEIEVVQRKKQITIEEKEILRTDKELIATVKRPAEAEAYKMQQLAEGQKIKKVLTAQAEAEKIRRIGEAEAASIEAVGKAEAEKMRLKAEAYQQYGEAAKTALVLEALPKIAGKVAAPLARTNEIVILSGDGNRVTGEVNRLLAELPVSVNALTGVDLSKIPLLQKMTNPQA; encoded by the exons ATGGGTAACTGCCATACCGTTGGACCAAATGAAGCCCTCGTGGTCTCAG GTGGCTGCTGCGGTTCAGACCAGAAGACGTATATGGTGGGAGGCTGGGCGTGGGCGTGGTGGCTAATCTCAGACATTCAAAA ACTGTCTCTGGAGATTATGACCATCCTCTGTCGCTGCGAGAATATCGAAACCTCGGAGGGTGTCCCCTTGGATGTTACAGGGGTCGCTCAG GTGAAAGTCATGACTGACAATGAGCTGCTGGCTGTTGCCTGTGAGCAGTTCCTGGGGAAGTCGGTCACGGAAATCAAAAGCGTGGTGTTGCAAACCTTGGAGGGACATCTGCGCTCCATCCTGG GCACCCTGACGGTGGAGCAGATCTACCAGGACAGGGACCAGTTTGCCAGGCTGGTGCGGGAGGTGGCGGCTCCGGACGTGGGGCGCATGGGCATTGAGATCCTCAGCTTCACCATCAAG GATGTGTACGACAAGGTGGAGTACCTGAGCTCCCTGGGGAAGACCCAGACGGCCGCGGTCCAGAGGGACGCAGACATCGGAGTGGCAGAAGCTGAGAGGGATGCAGGAATCAGG gaaGCTGAGTGTAAGAAAGAAATGATGGATATCAAGTTTCAGGCTGACACCAAGATGGCAGACTCCAAGCGAGAGCTGGAGATGCAGAAAGCTGCTTTCAACCAAGAAGTGAACACAAAG AAAGCAGAGGCTCAGCTGGCCTACGAGCTGCAGGCGGCCAAGGAGCAGCAGAAGATCCGGCTGGAGGAGATCGAGATCGAGGTGGTGCAGCGGAAGAAGCAGATCACCATCGAGGAGAAGGAGATCCTCAGGACCGACAAGGAGCTCATCGCCACGGTGAAGAGGCCCGCCGAGGCGGAGGCCTACAAGATGCAGCAGCTGGCCGAGGGACAGAA GATCAAGAAAGTGCTGACTGCTCAGGCCGAGGCAGAGAAGATCCGGCGGATAGGCGAGGCAGAGGCAGCCTCCATCGAGGCCGTGGGGAAAGCCGAGGCCGAGAAGATGAGGCTGAAAGCAGAGGCGTACCAGCAGTACGGAGAGGCAGCCAAGACCGCGCTTGTCCTGGAGGCCCTGCCAAAG aTTGCTGGCAAGGTGGCTGCCCCCTTGGCCCGGACCAATGAGATCGTTATCTTGAGTGGGGATGGAAACCGTGTGACTGGGGAGGTGAACCGCCTACTAGCCGAGCTTCCTGTGTCTGTCAACGCCCTGACCGGGGTGGACCTGTCAAAG ATCCCCTTACTGCAGAAGATGACCAATCCTCAAGCATAA